The sequence TATGAGCCTCACTCCTGTTTTCATGTCAAATAGTGGCAGTGGCCTCATTGGTCCTGCTCCTTCCATAAATCCCCTGTGATTATGGTGGAAGGGGGCAGCCATGTAATCTACCTAGACTCTTGCCCATCATGAGTCTGTGAGCAGGACAATATCACCGGACAGGAGCTACTAACAGATAAGCACTGGAGTTCACATCTCGAGTACATCTCCCACCCGCTATCTGCAGGATCCATTGTTAGATGAGTCTTTCCCCagagaaaacaaagtttaaaaaagaaaataatgattttgaagTAGATGGGCCAACTTGGAAATAAACCTTAGTAGTGATGACATTTTTTgacatagaacatttttttttaagattttatttatttattcatgagagacacagagagaggcagtggacattatttttttaagcaatcaaaactagggcagccccggtggccgagtggtttagcgccaccttcaggccagggctgatcctggagacccagaatcgagtcccatgcagggctccctgcacagagcctgcttctccctctgcctgtctctctctctctctctctctctctctctctctctcatgaataaataaaatctttaaaaaaaaacaatcaaaactaGAGCGAGATGGGAGGACAATAAGTAAATTCTTATTATACCGAGTATCTTTCCGCATTTAAGGAAGCTGGATCTTGAGCAACTAACTGCTTTTGCTTGTCTTGGGAAGATAAGAATGGAAGGAGATGAACACTGGTAAATctaaaaaactaaattatatttttaaagatatgaaaaaatttacattaaaaatataaaaactggaaGTTGATAAGTCAAAGTTTTCCAACTTCTAGTAACAGCAACTATCTAGCCATTTCAAACATTTGAACTCTGGTTTTTAATACAAGTGTTTGCTTCTGAAGCTATTCTGTTTGGAGCACCTCACATCTATATCTCTCACTTAGTTCCTTTGGATCCAAATTTCCTAATTTCTGGTCCTACTTGTTACTCCTTATTCATGCTTTTCCATCTGTCTCCTGGCAATCAGAGAcatgtttttaattgtttcaCTACATCAAGAAGATAACTGAGTTGCAATTTCCCACTTTTGGAATCAAGAGATATGATCATGGGGCATATTGAGTTTCCATAATGGCAGGAAAGACAGCCAGGAGAAACTCATGGGCCGTCTTGAGGGTGAGGATCAGTGTCTTattctcctttcctctgcctCCACATAAAGCAGAAGGCTCAGTAGACACTCATACATCAAGGGCCTAGTACATGATAAATTAGACCTACACTAAATATTGTTCTCCCCTTTctttgaagggaaagaaaaaactgagaagaaaagcaaagataaggAGACCAGAAGGATTTTGatcacagagaaagaaggaaagccgATATGACTATCAGTGGCTGTGAGAGACAGGTTTataagaagggagagagaagacatACGTAGCCCTCTGCATAGAGCCAGGAACTAGAGACCGTGGTGGTGGTGTCTTGAATGTACACTTATCTTCAAATCATTAAGTTGTATACAGTAAATAGgtccagctcttttttttttaatatagatgtCAAATTGTTTAGGCACTGTTTTTTTGATCACTtgttaaagaaatacataaaaaaatatgttggtaccgggatccctgggtggcgcctgcctttggcccagggcgcgatcctggagacccgggatcgagtcccacgtcgggcttccggtgcatggagcctgcttctccctctgcctgtgtctgcctgtctctctctctctctgtgtgactatcataaaaaaaaaattatgttggtACCATTTAAATACTGTTAttcaaaaattctgatttttgatGAGGATAGAATACCAAAGAATTTTGCTTTGAAATTTGGAAagctttttcccccaaaacaacaTTTTTGAGTATGTATTTAAAAAGTCCAGTCTAAGATGATTCATAAATAGTGAAAAATATGCAATTGTCTTCCTTCATGTTGTTAGGTTTTCCTAATATGGTTAAGTTCTCATTCAACATGTTCTCTAAGTCAAAAGCAAATTCTCCTTTCTTTGGCAGTAGGTACAAATATTTCATTCcacatctgtcatttcttttccATCACTTTCTTTAACATATACCACAGAACCCAAGGTTTTCTCTGAAAGACATCCTGAAATCTCTTTGTTCCTTGTAAAGTTTTCTTGGTTTGTGTCTTCTAATCttattttcttggtgttttgAAATAACACTGGTTCCAGCTTGCTTTTCTCAGTCCGTCGCATCAAATGATCATCCACTTTTGATCACTAGGTCATGCCTCGACCTAAATAAAGtggcaagtaaataaataagtagattcCTAGGAAATGCTGCTGGTGACTGTTCACTAtttccttcctgctcatgctcttccaGAATCACCCTCGGTATAAACATCTATATACCTTCTTAGTGTTTGTAGTGTGGTATTTTAGGGTTAGGGAGGGATGCTGATTCTATTCTTAAAGTAAAGCTAAGCAGACCCACTTAAAGTCAATGTGCAAAAGTATTTATGACAGATACAGCCTGAGAACCATGCTCTTAAGCAGAATTCTCCCCGTACCTCTTAGGAAGCTTTTGTGGCTTACTGAGTAAAATCTGGAGGTAACTAGATCTATTctgttaaaaagaagaagaagacgatgACGATGACAACCCAGGAGCCTGTACTTTTTATGGTTTCTGAAGGTAGGCGGCCTGCTGTGCTTCCTGTGGCTCCAAGGTCTGAAAACAACCTTTCATCTCTCACCCTTTTACTGGGACTATCGCCAGCGTCAGCTGTCATTGCCATGAGAGGGACCATACATAATGTCtggctttcctctttctttcttcaagagAAAGTATCTACTCAAACTAGAGACAGGATATACCTGACTTCAAACATCTGCAAACATGTGGAAGCTTTAGATAATTCTGCTAGACTTCACTTTCTGCCTAAGGATCCTTGAgtttggaaaaaatttaaatgaaactttgACAATggttcaggttttttgttttgatttttttgtttttgtttttgtttttgttttccaaaaatctTCCAGAGTGGGTACCGTAGGTCAGATTCCCTGGGAAGCTTCTCTGAGTCAGAGATAGCCTACTGTGGAATGCTTTCTAGGTGAGGGAGTAGAGAGAGCAGGTTTGGACAAAGGGAGCTGCTGAAGTGAGGTGCAGTCACCAGAGGCTTTAGTTGATCCTACGGGGCCCTTCAGAGATCACACTCGGTCGGGGGGGGCCAGGCCCTTATACCCACGTCTACCAGCCACTGGATGTGTGCAGACCCTGGGAAGTGGGTTTAACCTTGAGCACGGCAGCTCCTTTCAGCCAAGGGCAATTATTTAGGGGAGACCACTCAGCTCTGAGCTGTCCTTAGGCAGCACTCTCTGAAACCAAGAGCcctatttctgaaagaaagagaaggatgaaCATGGCATCCTCCTCCTGTTTCCACCTACACCTACAGAAGGTCAAGGCAAGTTCTGCTGGAATAAAATCACTACCTTTCTGTCCTCCATCTCAAAAATGCATTCTAACATATTCCATGGTATCTGCTGGACTCTTTATGATAATCACTTCAATAGTTACTTTCAATTTGGGGTATTTCTGCagtagaatgcttttttttttttttaagtagtattttCAGTGTCTATTTGACctttttctcctgcttctttttcttctttctttctttctttctagaggtagaggcagggaagagggggaagagagggagagagaatctcaagcaggctccatgcccagtgcaatGCCCAACGCttggcttgatctcacaaccctgagatcgtgacctagAGATCACAACCcgaaccaaaatcaagaggtggacacttcactgactgagcctcccaggccctcctctcctgtttactttttaattttgtgtgctattattataaaatacaatacTTAAATAGAAATGGGAACACTGCTTTCTCCAGAAATGATTATGCTTATGCAGTATGGTAGGCTATCTCACTATATAATCTGAGAAATCTATATCAATTTATAGACCTAGAGATAGACATAATTAAAGTTCTACTAAGAAGAATACAGGAGCTAAAGGGAAGTTGTCATGGCAACCAAAAAATCctgattttcctcattttatactACAAAAGGATTAACCTCTATGATaacttagtatttttttctacacTGTATTTTAACCAGTGgccattttatacattatatttgCTAAATACATAACTAGAGCGCTAATTCTTTCAATTTAGCTTTTTACAtcttaaagtatttttgaaaatctgGCATTAGGAAAATACTTCTTTCTGCAAGATCCAGTTTCTTAAGAGCAAGCAGtgttaaaagttttttctttgtgtactttaaaataattcaggttCATAATATATTGGCAGTGtaaacaaacagaataaaagcGATTATTCTAcaagtttaacattttaaatgtatttttgcaaCGTCTTTTATACAACAGTGcatttggaaaaactggacataCTTTACTTACTGTTTCAtactttgcttttctcatctaACAGTCTAATGTACTTCTAGTTTTGTAAACATTTACTGttaattttaataactttatttaaTTGATCACCATAATTTAACAAGTCTGTTTCTGCTCTCCTAATATGATCAATAAGTTACAACAAACATCCTCAAATTGTTTGTACGTCTCAGATTAATTCTTTATTGTGAATTgctagaaaaagaatgagaatttctGCAGCTTTTTCTATGTTCTGTTACTTTGCCTCTGTGAAGTATTTTTCTACCTTATGGTTTTTTCCAATTGCTCACTTTTCTGAACCCTCACCTTGATATCTACATTTAGCCACATTTGCAAATGAATATGTATTAGCTCACTGTTCCTTTAACTTTCGGGTTTTTGACTATTTGTGAAACTAAACACCTTTTTTTCTGTCAGGAGGGATCTGTATTTCTTTAAGAATTGCTTGCACATGTTGTTCGTAGTGAACTTTCTCctaatagaatttattttctataaaataatatttttctattcaataATATTTTTCCTGGTGTATTTCAAGATGCCAAATTCCAGTTTAACCAACTAAATGGCTACACCTCTAAAATTAAGCAATCAGTTTCCCACTGGTAAGAGGATTTGTGTTTTCCATTTACCGGTAAACCAAttcaaaagaaaatcataattatCTTTCCGGTACTGATTTAATTGtttaataaaacacaaatgttATTATTCGAGTAGACTAGTAGAAAGAACCTTAAATTAGATTAAATCTTTGTAGAACAAATCACTTATCCTACCCAGTTTATTCTGTAAAATAAGACCAAGTTGCTTTTCAGGGTTGTAACGAGAATGGAGAATATCATACCAAGGATAGTAttttggcacacagtaggttaACAAGTGGCATCTTTAGTTTTCATCAGCcccattagttttattttaccttcacgTGTCCTTTCTTAGAGTGGTTTTCCAAACTGTGGGTCTCAAACCATTAGAGGATTATTAAACCAGTGTATACAATTTGGAGGTACAACTAGAATTTTTTAGTGAGAAAGAGCAGaattaaatatattagaatatttcaCACATAGTGAAGACAAGCGTTTTCCTGTGAAGCTTTTTGTTCAGTATATAACATACAGGTGGTGAGAGCACGTATACTAGAGCATGATGTAAAATGTACTTCTCACTATGGGCTATGGTCAAAAACTCATTCAAAATCCACAGTTTTATTGGACACTTGTCTCACAGTGTGCAAACCCCTAACACTATTGTGACTAAGAcatctaggttcaaatcccacctctacTAATTACTACTGTGTGACTGAACCAACCGCATAACCTCTATATACCTTAGTCTCCTCCCCGTTAAGTGGCTGATAATTATACCTCTCATGGGAGTGGTGTG is a genomic window of Vulpes vulpes isolate BD-2025 chromosome 10, VulVul3, whole genome shotgun sequence containing:
- the LOC112915064 gene encoding uncharacterized protein C2orf15-like; amino-acid sequence: MTADAGDSPSKRSKVDDHLMRRTEKSKLEPVLFQNTKKIRLEDTNQENFTRNKEISGCLSEKTLGSVVYVKESDGKEMTDVE